ATCGGGACTAAGATTATATCTTTAATTTCCAATAAAAGAGAGGCTGATCTGTTTTATATTTAACATGTTCCCTGTAATATCCTATGTATGTAcgttataatatatataataacaataTTATGCTTTCATATCTCATCATTTTGGTCGTGTTACATATCTAATTCTACATCACTCCATATACTAATTCCCTATGCTGCTATCCAGGATGAAAGGATTTGATATCTTTTATGAGAAGATGGATTAGAGACTTAGAGTGAAGGTTATGAATCTTGATCTCGCCATCGGTAGCCACAGTTTGGGTTGCAGCAAACATAAGAAAGTGTCATACCTTCTTCCCTTCTAATAGTTGCCTGCATATTGCATGCGAATCAAATACTTAACATCTTACCCACCTAACTGCTAACTATAATATACCACAAGATTTTATTCTACTAACCAGCATAAATATGGTTCATTCAACCATGCCATAGTCAATTCAATATAGGTGGTACAACTAAGAGTCCGGTTGAAAAGCTtcaaaaaaataacttttttttagcTTCTGATTTATGAAAGGTAGTAGTATTAATGTTTGGTgtaattttcaaaaccaaattacggttttttaaaaaactatttaGGAGcttatagaaaaattaaaaaaaaattacttctcTTATAATGTTACtattttatcacatttttataaaataagtacttttagaactaaaaacctaaatacaaaataacttatttataagctatttttaatataatcatttattgtttaaactatttttcaaaagttAAGTAACTTAAGTAACTTGTTTACCCAAAGTGGGCCTAATGAGTTAACCTGGAAGAAGAGAGCTTCTCCATGATTGCATTGAGCGCAACGAACAGACTTGGTACGAGGAAGAGTTGGATCTGAAGCTACATCTTCCAACACTTGAGTTCGCTCCTCAGCCGAATGATATATCTCATTTCTATACACACAGTTATTGTCAGCAACCTCCTGAACAAAAAATAACTGTTAGTTATATTATGACAGTTCCAACAGACATATTCAAATAGGGTAATGCTAGATGACCAACTTTTTTCAGCTAACATTAaccaatttattttaaattattttaaattctagaC
Above is a genomic segment from Arachis stenosperma cultivar V10309 chromosome 1, arast.V10309.gnm1.PFL2, whole genome shotgun sequence containing:
- the LOC130933216 gene encoding DNA-directed RNA polymerases II, IV and V subunit 9A is translated as MTVYKFCPECNNILYPKEDREHKILFFACRTCDHQEVADNNCVYRNEIYHSAEERTQVLEDVASDPTLPRTKSVRCAQCNHGEALFFQATIRREEGMTLSYVCCNPNCGYRWRDQDS